A genomic stretch from Sphingorhabdus pulchriflava includes:
- a CDS encoding DUF4167 domain-containing protein, whose amino-acid sequence MNNRQTSRRRGRSNNRTQNNNRNGYDHQNRIDNRARGNAAQMLEKYKKLAQDTQLNGDRVQAEYYLQFADHYFRVLADFRSRQDENRPQRSEWRNDDREGGDWRDEDRDNEGSENESENADVEADVDQGNADEDRRPQRNENRDRNQRSDRNDRNNNRNRRDRNDRYERNDRQQPRETEVVESGLDLAVLPPAIGPANDEDVSVAEAKPARKPRARKPKATEDETVAAE is encoded by the coding sequence ATGAATAATCGGCAGACCAGCCGCCGCCGCGGCCGGAGCAATAATCGCACGCAAAATAATAACCGCAATGGCTACGATCACCAGAATCGTATCGACAATCGCGCGCGCGGAAACGCTGCTCAGATGCTCGAAAAATATAAAAAGCTGGCGCAAGATACCCAATTGAACGGTGATCGTGTGCAAGCGGAATATTATCTGCAATTTGCCGACCATTATTTCCGCGTGCTCGCCGATTTCCGCAGCCGTCAGGACGAAAACCGCCCTCAGCGTAGCGAATGGCGCAATGACGACCGCGAAGGCGGCGATTGGCGCGATGAAGATCGTGACAACGAAGGCAGCGAAAACGAAAGCGAAAATGCCGACGTCGAAGCCGATGTCGATCAAGGCAATGCCGACGAAGACCGTCGCCCGCAGCGCAATGAAAATCGCGACCGGAATCAGCGCAGTGATCGCAACGACCGTAACAACAATCGCAACCGTCGCGATCGCAATGACCGCTATGAACGGAATGACCGCCAACAGCCGCGCGAAACAGAGGTTGTAGAATCCGGCCTCGATCTCGCCGTACTGCCGCCTGCCATTGGCCCCGCCAATGACGAGGACGTATCGGTTGCGGAAGCAAAGCCTGCGCGCAAGCCGCGTGCGCGCAAGCCGAAGGCAACCGAAGACGAAACCGTCGCTGCAGAGTGA
- the tgt gene encoding tRNA guanosine(34) transglycosylase Tgt, translating into MQSRFDFKISATDRKARTGSIQMLRGEIRTPAFMPVGTAATVKAMRPAEVRATGADIILGNTYHLMLRPTAERMARLGGLHKFMGWDRPILTDSGGYQVMSLSSLRKITEDGVTFQSHLDGSRHMLSPERSMEIQRLLGSDIVMAFDECPANGVSREEAAKSMALSMRWAKRSRDGFDSGGEHAERAALFGIQQGSLDEQLRKESADALIDIGFDGYGVGGLAVGEGQEAMFGCLDYAPDMLPADKPRYLMGVGKPDDLVGAVERGIDMFDCVLPTRSGRNGQAFTWNGPVNIRNAKHAEDQGPLDERCDCPVCTTWSRAYLHHLVRSGEILGAMLMTQHNLHFYQSLMAGMRSAIAEGRFAAFAADFRRDYLKK; encoded by the coding sequence ATGCAATCCCGATTCGATTTCAAGATTAGCGCAACCGACCGAAAAGCCCGTACCGGCAGCATCCAGATGCTGCGCGGCGAAATCCGCACACCTGCCTTCATGCCTGTCGGCACCGCAGCGACGGTGAAGGCGATGCGTCCAGCCGAGGTGCGTGCGACCGGTGCGGACATCATCCTTGGTAACACCTACCACCTGATGCTGCGCCCGACGGCGGAACGCATGGCACGGCTGGGCGGCCTGCACAAATTCATGGGCTGGGACCGACCGATCCTGACCGACAGTGGTGGCTATCAGGTGATGAGTCTGTCAAGCTTGCGCAAAATTACCGAGGATGGCGTGACCTTCCAGAGCCATCTGGACGGCTCACGGCACATGCTGTCGCCCGAACGCTCAATGGAAATCCAGCGGTTGCTCGGGTCCGATATCGTGATGGCGTTCGACGAATGCCCTGCCAATGGCGTGTCGCGTGAGGAGGCGGCGAAGTCGATGGCGCTTTCAATGCGCTGGGCGAAGCGGAGCCGTGACGGTTTTGACAGCGGCGGCGAACATGCCGAACGCGCCGCCTTGTTCGGCATTCAGCAGGGCTCGCTCGACGAGCAACTGCGCAAGGAAAGCGCCGATGCGCTGATCGATATCGGCTTTGATGGCTATGGCGTGGGCGGATTGGCTGTCGGTGAGGGGCAGGAGGCCATGTTTGGCTGCCTCGATTATGCGCCCGACATGCTCCCCGCTGACAAACCCCGCTATTTGATGGGCGTAGGTAAGCCTGATGATCTGGTTGGTGCGGTCGAACGTGGGATCGACATGTTCGACTGCGTGCTGCCGACGCGATCGGGTCGTAACGGGCAGGCTTTCACCTGGAACGGGCCGGTTAACATCCGTAACGCCAAGCATGCCGAGGATCAGGGGCCTTTGGATGAACGCTGCGACTGTCCGGTGTGCACGACATGGAGCCGCGCCTATCTCCACCACCTTGTCCGTTCGGGCGAGATTTTGGGGGCGATGCTGATGACGCAGCATAATCTGCATTTCTACCAGAGCCTGATGGCCGGGATGCGCAGCGCGATAGCCGAAGGGCGATTTGCGGCGTTTGCGGCGGATTTCAGGCGGGACTATTTGAAAAAATGA
- a CDS encoding DUF4139 domain-containing protein, translated as MIKRGAIAVLASFALPAPIFAQSLVSSNGPETVSLTVYRALDRGEQPINKNWPQGYALITETRTVAIPAGESLLRFEGVAEGMFPESAIVTGLPKGVREKNRDARLLSPSGLVDSYLKRQVSLTRTDRATGKVRQQAAVITAGPNGGVILQTADGYEALRCTGLPERMSYGQLPQDLSAKPTLSVITHSDQPVTAKLTLTYMASGFDWQANYIAHAKPLDAGSVGKGKVDVFAWLTIANGGNQSFVNANSMAIAGEPNRERRAEQARPTGSGLSLRCWPAQRTHQVPFRPAFNPDQDFGEDNRGGVMYDSAVAVSAIDEENIIVSGSHLRAVKMAQPKAVIVAEQENLGDLKLYRIPEPVTINAKGQKQVAMIVKPDAVFDRVYSANVDNFYEDYGVSIPMSIQLRSDNKTEKGLGLPMPSGQLLLFEDSQFGPLLAGESVLADRAVGDEIDLGIGSSSDVRYSLTTIARTKARQKLKVVITNARNEPVNVEIEIPYELKGSHKHIPKIDGMPTWKATVPANGEANLHYELKLEN; from the coding sequence GTGATCAAGCGCGGCGCGATTGCCGTTTTGGCGTCATTTGCGCTGCCAGCGCCGATCTTTGCCCAATCGTTGGTTTCATCAAACGGACCCGAGACTGTATCGCTCACCGTTTACCGCGCTCTTGACCGGGGAGAGCAGCCAATCAACAAAAACTGGCCGCAAGGCTATGCGCTGATTACCGAGACTCGAACGGTCGCGATCCCTGCTGGCGAAAGCCTGCTCCGCTTTGAGGGTGTGGCCGAGGGCATGTTTCCCGAAAGCGCAATTGTCACAGGGCTGCCCAAGGGTGTGCGTGAGAAGAACCGCGATGCCCGGCTTCTGTCCCCTTCAGGCCTAGTCGATTCCTATTTGAAGCGACAGGTTTCACTGACCCGCACCGACCGGGCGACCGGAAAGGTTCGCCAGCAGGCGGCCGTGATTACTGCGGGTCCGAATGGCGGAGTGATATTGCAGACGGCGGATGGGTATGAAGCGTTGCGCTGCACGGGTCTGCCCGAACGCATGTCCTATGGCCAACTGCCGCAAGACCTATCGGCCAAGCCCACCCTTTCAGTCATCACGCACAGCGACCAACCGGTCACGGCGAAACTGACCCTCACATACATGGCATCAGGGTTCGACTGGCAGGCCAATTATATTGCCCATGCCAAACCGCTCGACGCCGGCAGTGTGGGCAAGGGGAAGGTCGATGTGTTCGCTTGGTTGACCATAGCCAATGGCGGCAATCAAAGCTTCGTCAACGCCAACAGCATGGCCATTGCCGGGGAGCCCAATCGCGAAAGGCGGGCCGAACAGGCGCGACCAACGGGTAGTGGACTGTCGCTCCGTTGCTGGCCCGCGCAGCGCACGCATCAGGTGCCATTCAGACCAGCCTTCAACCCGGACCAAGATTTCGGAGAGGATAACCGTGGCGGCGTCATGTACGATTCGGCTGTCGCGGTTTCAGCCATTGACGAGGAAAATATAATTGTCTCGGGTTCCCATTTGCGAGCTGTGAAAATGGCACAGCCAAAGGCTGTTATTGTCGCCGAACAGGAAAATCTGGGCGACCTGAAACTCTATCGCATCCCCGAGCCGGTCACCATCAACGCCAAGGGTCAGAAACAGGTCGCGATGATTGTCAAACCGGATGCGGTTTTTGACCGGGTCTATTCCGCCAATGTCGATAATTTCTATGAAGACTATGGTGTCTCGATACCTATGTCGATCCAGCTGCGCAGCGACAACAAGACCGAAAAGGGATTGGGCCTGCCAATGCCATCGGGTCAACTCCTGCTTTTCGAGGACAGCCAATTCGGCCCGCTGCTTGCCGGAGAGTCGGTATTGGCCGATCGCGCCGTTGGCGATGAAATCGATCTGGGGATCGGCTCGTCAAGCGACGTTCGCTATAGCCTCACAACGATCGCCCGCACAAAGGCGCGGCAAAAACTCAAGGTCGTTATCACCAATGCACGCAACGAACCGGTCAATGTCGAAATCGAAATTCCATATGAGTTGAAGGGTAGCCATAAGCATATCCCAAAAATTGACGGCATGCCGACCTGGAAAGCCACTGTGCCCGCCAATGGCGAAGCCAATCTTCATTATGAACTGAAGCTGGAAAACTGA
- a CDS encoding DUF2282 domain-containing protein has product MRFAIAGIIFSRYWGRMGPDKQPELLHYAGLLAAAASLSACERPATTDIQYDMNGRGLVMPEPQKADREKCYGVALAQYNDCAAGPGTDCAGTATKDYLPERWKYVAVGECERLGGTLEQRSRAR; this is encoded by the coding sequence ATGCGCTTCGCCATAGCTGGCATAATCTTTTCGCGCTATTGGGGGCGCATGGGGCCCGACAAACAACCGGAATTGTTGCACTATGCTGGGCTGCTCGCCGCTGCGGCAAGCCTTTCGGCGTGCGAACGCCCCGCGACCACCGACATCCAATATGACATGAATGGCCGCGGCCTCGTGATGCCCGAGCCGCAGAAAGCCGACCGGGAAAAATGCTATGGTGTCGCACTGGCCCAATATAATGATTGCGCGGCGGGCCCGGGAACCGATTGTGCGGGAACGGCCACCAAAGACTATCTGCCTGAACGCTGGAAATATGTTGCTGTCGGTGAGTGTGAGCGTCTGGGTGGAACCTTGGAGCAAAGGTCGCGCGCCAGATGA
- a CDS encoding acyl-CoA thioesterase, with protein MTSTVHNLPSRNDPILRVVPRPADINANGHIFGGWVLAQMDIAGGIVAGRIAEGPCATVAIDKMEFIAPILLRDIISVYASLERKGRTSMAIKIEVIATRDRGEQEVKVTEGLFTFVALDEQHKPRPLP; from the coding sequence ATGACCAGCACCGTTCATAACCTGCCGTCGCGCAACGACCCTATCCTGCGCGTTGTCCCGCGTCCTGCAGACATCAATGCCAATGGACATATATTCGGCGGCTGGGTGTTGGCGCAGATGGACATTGCGGGCGGCATCGTAGCCGGACGAATTGCCGAGGGGCCATGTGCCACCGTAGCCATCGACAAGATGGAGTTTATCGCGCCGATCCTGCTCCGCGATATTATTTCGGTCTACGCATCGCTTGAGCGCAAAGGGCGGACGTCAATGGCTATTAAAATTGAAGTCATTGCGACCCGTGACCGGGGCGAACAGGAGGTTAAGGTAACCGAAGGGCTCTTCACCTTTGTCGCGCTGGATGAACAGCATAAGCCAAGGCCGTTGCCCTAG
- a CDS encoding DUF4189 domain-containing protein — MVDTYFAVAFHPGANDPWAIWKNQISLQNAEERVLAACNAVMGIGCKIVGSGANSFVVLGYQMDQSAGPQLVELGVGTSLKKARQNLKEKCKSRGYKCNPLDFFGTTPESDNTGIDFSTTYYPTEATVRRRSQVK; from the coding sequence TTGGTCGATACCTATTTTGCAGTCGCCTTCCATCCCGGCGCTAACGATCCTTGGGCAATCTGGAAAAATCAGATTTCACTGCAAAATGCAGAGGAGCGCGTTCTTGCGGCCTGCAACGCAGTTATGGGCATTGGATGCAAGATCGTCGGGTCAGGTGCAAATTCCTTTGTGGTGCTTGGGTATCAGATGGATCAATCTGCCGGGCCACAATTGGTTGAGCTTGGCGTTGGCACGAGCCTGAAGAAGGCCAGGCAAAACTTGAAGGAAAAGTGCAAGAGTAGAGGCTACAAATGCAATCCGCTGGATTTTTTCGGAACAACACCAGAATCCGACAATACGGGAATTGATTTTTCAACTACATATTACCCGACCGAAGCCACCGTGCGCCGCCGCTCACAGGTGAAGTGA
- a CDS encoding CBS domain-containing protein — protein MTIATILQSRTGAVFTASADELVEQVTARLAEQRIGALPVVDGQRVIGIFSERDVIYGLALHGSGMLQKKVSEVMTAPAITVTADTPVLSALSLMSRRRIRHLPVVDDGRISGFVSIGDLVKYRIEKIEAEASAMRDYIQMA, from the coding sequence ATGACTATTGCGACTATACTGCAAAGCCGCACAGGCGCGGTTTTCACAGCATCGGCGGACGAATTGGTTGAACAGGTTACCGCGCGACTCGCAGAGCAACGCATCGGTGCCCTACCGGTCGTTGATGGTCAGCGGGTTATCGGGATATTTTCCGAACGCGATGTCATTTACGGTCTGGCGCTGCATGGATCGGGAATGTTGCAGAAAAAAGTATCCGAAGTCATGACGGCACCTGCGATTACTGTAACCGCCGACACTCCAGTCCTTTCGGCACTGTCACTCATGTCGCGACGCCGCATTCGGCACTTGCCGGTTGTTGATGATGGCCGCATTTCCGGATTTGTGTCGATCGGCGATCTGGTCAAATATCGCATCGAAAAGATCGAAGCTGAAGCATCGGCAATGCGCGATTATATCCAGATGGCCTGA
- the prmC gene encoding peptide chain release factor N(5)-glutamine methyltransferase, protein MSASQQLVAATQLLERVSDTPRLDAELLMAHALGLSRNNLLLRARDLTPPAEFDALLQRRLAHEPVAYIRGYQEFWDLTLAVTPDVLIPRGDSETLIEAAQKHFAGSPLPLRILDLGTGSGALLLASLSIFKEAQGVAIDASAAALAVAQGNAERLGFAGSTAFFHRDWRDAGWTDDLGQFDLILCNPPYIETDAELAPQVRAYEPASALFAGANGLDDYKLLIPRIPALLKPSGVAIFEIGLGQHEAITRLATQQGFVVSPHRDLADIIRALSLSKPHSG, encoded by the coding sequence ATCTCGGCCTCTCAACAACTGGTCGCGGCCACGCAGCTGCTGGAAAGAGTGAGCGACACACCCCGGCTCGATGCCGAACTGCTGATGGCGCATGCTTTGGGCCTGAGCCGAAACAACCTTTTGTTGCGCGCACGCGATCTGACCCCTCCAGCTGAATTTGATGCGCTATTGCAACGGAGGCTGGCGCATGAGCCTGTCGCCTATATTCGTGGCTATCAGGAATTCTGGGATCTGACTTTGGCCGTGACGCCCGATGTCCTGATTCCGCGCGGAGATAGCGAGACCTTGATAGAAGCTGCACAAAAGCACTTTGCGGGTTCACCTCTGCCGCTCCGGATACTCGATCTGGGCACGGGTTCGGGCGCGCTACTCCTCGCTTCGTTGTCAATTTTTAAAGAGGCACAGGGCGTCGCCATTGATGCAAGTGCGGCGGCGCTGGCGGTAGCACAGGGCAATGCCGAGCGATTAGGCTTTGCCGGCAGCACCGCCTTTTTTCATAGGGACTGGCGAGATGCAGGCTGGACAGACGATCTCGGGCAATTCGACCTGATCCTGTGCAACCCACCTTATATTGAAACCGACGCCGAGCTGGCACCGCAGGTGCGGGCATATGAACCGGCCTCTGCGCTGTTCGCGGGTGCAAATGGTCTGGATGATTACAAGCTGTTGATTCCGCGAATTCCAGCACTGCTAAAGCCAAGCGGCGTCGCGATATTCGAGATAGGGCTAGGCCAGCATGAAGCGATTACGCGGCTGGCGACGCAGCAAGGTTTCGTCGTTTCGCCACATCGCGATCTGGCCGACATTATACGCGCATTAAGTCTATCTAAACCCCACAGTGGATAA
- a CDS encoding Bax inhibitor-1/YccA family protein, whose translation MAEWSDPRVTQTGAGVTIDGKPIASTAVDAGLRAHMLKVYNYMASGVLLTGIVAMLFANSGMAAQVMATPLRWLIILSPLAFIMVMSFGMNKLSTGALQAMFWAFATVMGLSMSTIFLVYSGESIARTFFVTAAAFASLSLWGYTTKKDLTGWGSFLIMGVVGLLLASIVNIFLGSSTMGWVISFLGVLIFAGLTAYDTQRIKSEYFYFAGHEALGKIAIMGALNLYLDFVNMFQFLLSFLGNRD comes from the coding sequence ATGGCTGAATGGTCTGATCCGCGGGTAACGCAAACCGGCGCGGGCGTTACCATTGATGGCAAGCCGATTGCCTCAACGGCAGTCGACGCCGGGCTACGCGCCCATATGCTCAAGGTTTACAATTACATGGCGTCGGGCGTTTTGCTCACTGGCATCGTCGCGATGCTGTTCGCCAATAGCGGTATGGCCGCTCAAGTGATGGCAACACCGCTGCGCTGGCTGATCATCCTGTCACCGCTCGCCTTCATCATGGTGATGAGCTTTGGCATGAACAAGCTTTCGACCGGAGCGCTGCAGGCCATGTTCTGGGCGTTCGCAACGGTCATGGGCCTGTCGATGTCGACGATTTTCCTTGTTTATTCCGGGGAATCGATCGCGCGCACTTTCTTCGTGACGGCAGCGGCCTTCGCTTCGCTCAGCCTATGGGGCTACACCACCAAAAAGGATCTGACCGGTTGGGGCAGCTTCCTGATTATGGGTGTGGTCGGTCTGTTGCTCGCGTCGATCGTCAACATCTTCCTGGGATCGAGCACGATGGGCTGGGTGATCAGCTTCCTCGGCGTGTTGATCTTCGCAGGGCTGACGGCTTATGATACGCAGCGTATCAAAAGCGAATATTTCTACTTCGCTGGCCATGAGGCACTCGGCAAGATCGCGATCATGGGTGCGCTGAACCTGTATCTCGACTTTGTGAACATGTTCCAGTTCCTGCTGAGCTTCCTAGGCAACCGCGACTAA
- a CDS encoding DUF4139 domain-containing protein — MRAAWLLALGGAMAAPILAQDATTVAVPGGETAQGDVAVTIYQNGQSLVQDTRRLNMPAGRSKQEFPDVSAQIRAETVTLTGPGIGIVEQNFDYDLLTPAKLMEKAVGQTVTLIRTNPATGAEARVQAKVLAANGGVVLQIGNTIEVLRDDGLPVRVIFDKVPPNLRARPTLSVTLESKGGVTPTTLTYLTPGLGWTSDYVTLFDDAKQTIDVQGWVTLTNNTGTDYTKADVLLVAGNTNGGGGRRNMTTPWNGSTGTIDEAGTESNDRERLGDYYLYPLAERTTIANAQQKQVSFLDVKAAPARKAYEFNNGWLATNEAASASSVLKFSTSRAGGLGDQLPAGTMRVYMRDKRGDPQFIGESRIEATPMGSAMSIRTGEAFDVKVKTVVEERTRVNSSRWKTKMRYEFTNARNEAITVDLGQSGLWGDVRIPEQSQEGKRVSADRVEWSVAVPANGKATLTATFDSRY, encoded by the coding sequence ATGCGTGCAGCCTGGCTTTTGGCATTGGGAGGCGCGATGGCAGCGCCTATATTGGCTCAGGACGCGACAACAGTTGCTGTTCCCGGCGGCGAAACCGCGCAGGGTGACGTCGCGGTCACCATATATCAGAATGGCCAGAGCTTAGTTCAGGACACACGCCGTCTCAACATGCCTGCGGGGCGGTCAAAACAGGAATTCCCCGACGTTTCGGCCCAGATCCGTGCAGAAACCGTCACCCTGACCGGCCCGGGCATCGGGATTGTCGAGCAGAATTTCGACTACGATCTGCTCACCCCCGCCAAACTGATGGAAAAGGCGGTCGGACAGACTGTTACCCTGATCCGCACCAACCCAGCGACCGGTGCCGAAGCGCGCGTTCAGGCTAAAGTACTGGCGGCCAATGGTGGTGTTGTCCTGCAAATCGGCAATACCATCGAAGTGCTGCGCGACGATGGGCTACCCGTCCGCGTTATTTTCGACAAGGTGCCGCCCAATCTGCGCGCCCGCCCGACCCTGTCGGTAACGCTCGAATCCAAAGGCGGTGTGACGCCGACGACGCTGACATATCTTACCCCCGGCCTTGGCTGGACATCCGACTATGTCACGCTGTTCGACGATGCAAAGCAGACAATCGACGTCCAGGGCTGGGTGACACTGACCAACAATACGGGCACGGACTATACCAAAGCCGATGTGCTGCTAGTCGCAGGCAACACCAATGGCGGCGGGGGGCGACGCAATATGACTACCCCGTGGAATGGCTCAACCGGAACCATCGACGAAGCAGGAACCGAGAGCAACGACCGCGAACGGCTGGGCGACTATTATCTCTACCCGCTTGCCGAACGCACGACGATTGCCAATGCGCAGCAAAAACAGGTGAGCTTCCTTGATGTGAAGGCGGCACCCGCACGCAAAGCCTATGAATTCAACAATGGTTGGCTCGCGACCAACGAGGCAGCCAGTGCCTCATCGGTTCTCAAATTTTCAACTTCGCGCGCTGGCGGCTTGGGTGACCAGCTGCCGGCGGGAACGATGCGCGTCTATATGCGCGACAAGCGCGGTGACCCGCAATTTATCGGCGAAAGCCGGATCGAAGCTACCCCGATGGGCAGCGCCATGTCGATCCGTACCGGTGAGGCGTTCGACGTGAAGGTGAAGACCGTTGTCGAGGAGCGCACACGTGTCAATTCCAGCCGCTGGAAAACGAAGATGCGCTATGAATTCACCAATGCGCGCAACGAGGCGATAACAGTCGACCTTGGCCAGTCAGGCCTGTGGGGAGATGTCCGTATCCCCGAGCAAAGTCAGGAAGGGAAACGTGTGTCTGCGGACCGTGTCGAGTGGAGCGTTGCCGTTCCAGCCAATGGCAAGGCGACGCTGACCGCGACTTTCGACAGCCGGTATTGA
- a CDS encoding DUF4139 domain-containing protein produces the protein MLALIAFVVATPVAAQSVVVSPSAATISMTVYRDPYRGEGSINRNWPGGYALITETRTINIPAGESVIRFEGVSEGLFPETAIVTGLPNGVREKNRDARLLSAAGLVDAYLKRQVTLTRTDRATGKVREQTALVTSGPDGGVILETEGGVEALRCTGLPERMRYGGLPKDLSAKPTLSVITNSTRAVKATVTLSYIAGGFDWQANYVLNAGKFADDHQIDMDVFGWLTIANGGAQSFPGTNLMAVAGKPNRVGNAALPKAPLPQLVLKCWPAQRTHEVPFTLPYTEYADEDFAYDEEIQVESARLFALPMAAPPPPPAPVAAVVAEQEDLGDLKLYRVPERVDVNAKGQKQVAMIVQPKAGFRRVYKGQSIYNGWHQPLLNLSPALVGENKKEKGLGLPLPSGQGMVFENADMGNQLVGEITVKDRAIGDDIDWFLPATPAVRVNTTLATQTKKSRSYRLVLSNSNPFAVSAEIKFPDTLRNLPKGMRRDDGIPTWFVTVPANDSSDITVEVPLQ, from the coding sequence TTGCTCGCCTTGATTGCATTTGTAGTCGCGACCCCGGTCGCGGCGCAAAGCGTTGTTGTTTCGCCATCGGCAGCGACGATTTCGATGACGGTCTATCGTGATCCGTATCGGGGCGAAGGTTCAATCAACCGCAACTGGCCGGGTGGATATGCACTGATTACCGAAACGCGGACGATCAACATACCGGCGGGAGAATCGGTCATCCGGTTCGAAGGCGTGTCGGAAGGACTGTTTCCTGAAACGGCCATCGTCACCGGCCTGCCGAATGGCGTAAGGGAAAAAAACCGGGATGCGCGATTGCTGTCCGCCGCAGGACTCGTCGACGCCTATCTCAAGCGGCAAGTCACATTGACCCGCACCGACCGGGCGACAGGCAAGGTGCGTGAACAAACTGCACTCGTCACATCGGGTCCTGATGGTGGCGTGATATTGGAAACCGAAGGTGGTGTGGAGGCGCTGCGCTGCACCGGCCTGCCGGAACGTATGCGTTATGGCGGATTGCCAAAGGATTTGTCGGCAAAGCCGACGCTTTCAGTCATCACCAACAGCACCCGTGCAGTAAAAGCTACGGTGACGCTCAGCTACATAGCCGGCGGCTTCGACTGGCAGGCCAACTATGTGCTGAACGCAGGCAAATTTGCCGATGACCACCAGATTGACATGGACGTTTTCGGCTGGCTGACCATCGCCAATGGTGGTGCTCAAAGCTTTCCCGGCACCAATTTGATGGCAGTTGCAGGAAAACCCAATCGTGTCGGCAATGCCGCACTTCCCAAAGCACCCCTACCGCAGTTGGTTCTCAAATGCTGGCCTGCGCAGCGCACGCATGAGGTGCCTTTCACCCTGCCCTATACCGAATATGCCGACGAAGATTTTGCCTATGACGAAGAAATACAGGTTGAGTCGGCGCGGCTATTTGCATTGCCCATGGCCGCCCCTCCACCTCCTCCTGCACCAGTGGCTGCGGTCGTCGCCGAGCAGGAAGATTTGGGTGATCTAAAGCTATACCGCGTCCCCGAACGCGTTGATGTGAACGCCAAGGGGCAAAAGCAGGTTGCAATGATCGTTCAGCCCAAGGCTGGTTTTCGCCGCGTGTACAAGGGACAATCCATCTATAATGGCTGGCACCAGCCGCTGCTAAACCTCAGTCCCGCCCTGGTCGGGGAAAATAAAAAGGAGAAGGGGCTTGGCCTGCCGTTGCCTTCGGGACAAGGCATGGTTTTTGAGAATGCCGACATGGGTAACCAACTCGTCGGTGAAATCACGGTGAAGGATCGCGCTATAGGCGACGATATCGACTGGTTCTTGCCAGCCACTCCTGCTGTCCGCGTCAACACGACGCTTGCGACGCAGACCAAGAAGTCACGCAGCTATAGGCTCGTCCTTTCTAATTCCAATCCCTTTGCGGTGAGCGCAGAGATCAAATTCCCCGATACACTTCGCAACCTGCCCAAAGGAATGCGGCGCGACGATGGTATTCCCACCTGGTTTGTCACAGTCCCGGCCAATGATAGCTCGGATATTACAGTCGAGGTGCCACTCCAGTGA
- a CDS encoding LytTR family DNA-binding domain-containing protein — protein sequence MTLHGFLDYWCSLHWRHQLRHLAQYLLIAMLLGFVAPFGMLPDQPVVRLSYWFAILAIFGMAMMPMTAKIIRSTGAFDDFSRWSGIFGCVLFATIPMTFIVHAIEYWGWSIAIARIGDAAAPMRPSRDAAGLMVLFTQLLAINLLAIGVNSLFIIALHGLQPETPKTPAAGIRFLSRLHDHLGTKLLHLQMEDHYLRATTDKGADLILIRFRDALQELSDYDGLQVHRSWWVARDAVEKVSRTGRKIELLMSDGTRVPVSAAYRKAVEEQILGKDH from the coding sequence ATGACGCTGCACGGATTTCTCGATTATTGGTGCTCATTGCACTGGCGTCACCAGTTGCGGCATTTGGCGCAATATCTGTTGATTGCGATGCTGCTGGGCTTTGTTGCCCCCTTTGGAATGCTGCCCGATCAACCTGTGGTACGGCTCAGCTATTGGTTTGCGATACTTGCCATATTCGGCATGGCGATGATGCCGATGACCGCCAAGATCATCCGGTCGACCGGAGCATTTGACGATTTCAGCCGATGGAGTGGAATCTTCGGATGCGTGCTATTTGCAACCATTCCGATGACTTTCATCGTCCATGCCATTGAGTATTGGGGGTGGTCGATCGCTATCGCCCGGATCGGAGATGCTGCTGCACCGATGCGGCCTTCGCGTGACGCAGCGGGATTAATGGTGCTGTTCACGCAGTTGTTGGCAATCAATCTGCTCGCGATCGGCGTAAACTCCCTCTTCATCATAGCGCTACATGGTTTGCAGCCGGAAACACCCAAAACACCGGCCGCAGGCATTCGCTTTCTGTCCAGACTGCACGATCATCTGGGGACAAAGTTGCTGCATTTGCAGATGGAAGACCATTATTTGCGCGCGACGACTGACAAGGGTGCGGACCTGATCCTTATCCGGTTCCGCGATGCCTTACAGGAGCTTTCGGATTATGATGGGCTGCAGGTCCACCGATCATGGTGGGTAGCGCGTGATGCGGTCGAAAAAGTCAGCCGCACCGGCCGGAAAATCGAACTGCTGATGTCAGATGGGACCCGTGTACCGGTTTCAGCAGCCTATCGAAAGGCTGTAGAAGAGCAAATTCTGGGTAAAGACCACTAA